In Symphalangus syndactylus isolate Jambi chromosome 6, NHGRI_mSymSyn1-v2.1_pri, whole genome shotgun sequence, a genomic segment contains:
- the LOC129484304 gene encoding small ribosomal subunit protein eS25-like, whose translation MPPKDGKKKDAGKSAKKDKDPVNKSGGKDKKKWSKGKVRDKLNNLVLFDKATYDKLCKEVPSYKLIIPAVVSERLKILGSLARAALQELLSKGLIKLVSKHRAQIIYTRNTKGRDGPAAGEDA comes from the coding sequence ATGCCGCCCAAGGATGGCAAGAAGAAGGACGCTGGAAAGTCGGCCAAGAAAGACAAAGACCCAGTTAACAAATCCGGGGGCAAGGACAAAAAGAAGTGGTCCAAAGGCAAAGTTCGGGACAAGCTCAATAACTTAGTCTTGTTTGACAAAGCTACCTATGACAAACTCTGTAAGGAAGTTCCCAGTTATAAACTTATAATCCCTGCTGTGGTCTCTGAGAGACTGAAGATTCTAGGCTCCCTGGCCAGAGCAGCCCTTCAGGAGCTCCTTAGTAAAGGACTTATCAAACTGGTTTCAAAGCACAGAGCTCAAATAATTTACACCAGAAATACCAAGGGCAGAGATGGTCCAGCTGCTGGTGAAGATGCATGA